The following are encoded in a window of Kitasatospora fiedleri genomic DNA:
- a CDS encoding SLOG cluster 4 domain-containing protein, which produces MNALHLAGPATVRAREGLTAVFFGGVVPASAEEEMLAEEIGRTLGGTGYQLLHGGYNGLMEAAARGAASQGTAVTAVTLIGKHDEWGAFNPHATMSVHLPDLGARLNHYLENADLVVAMGGGVGTLHELTAALYYATTVRPVPVCLAGAAALRLLAFLRGEKWLFETPTRPLGFLYTAESAEEFRALLGALDASPIGGA; this is translated from the coding sequence GTGAACGCACTCCACCTCGCGGGCCCGGCCACCGTCCGGGCCCGCGAGGGTCTGACCGCCGTGTTCTTCGGCGGCGTCGTCCCCGCCTCGGCCGAGGAGGAAATGCTGGCCGAGGAGATCGGCCGGACGCTCGGCGGCACCGGGTACCAACTGCTGCACGGCGGCTACAACGGCCTGATGGAGGCCGCCGCCCGCGGGGCCGCCTCGCAGGGCACCGCCGTCACCGCGGTCACCCTGATCGGCAAGCACGACGAGTGGGGCGCGTTCAACCCGCACGCCACCATGTCCGTCCACCTGCCCGACCTCGGCGCCCGGCTCAACCACTACCTGGAGAACGCCGACCTGGTTGTCGCGATGGGCGGCGGCGTCGGCACCCTGCACGAGCTGACCGCCGCGCTGTACTACGCCACCACCGTCCGCCCGGTGCCGGTCTGCCTCGCCGGAGCGGCGGCCCTGCGCCTGCTCGCCTTCCTGCGCGGCGAGAAGTGGCTTTTCGAGACGCCCACCCGGCCGCTCGGCTTCCTGTACACCGCCGAGAGCGCCGAGGAATTCCGGGCCCTGCTCGGCGCGCTCGACGCCAGCCCGATCGGAGGAGCATGA
- a CDS encoding orotate phosphoribosyltransferase — MTTRRTEAGLAARLAETACVSAPFRLSDGTQLSTYFDEFRLASDPALLRDTARALAHLVPVDAQALAGIELGGIPLVVALSAATGLPAVFVRRLPKLYGSHRQIEGTDITGLRTVLVDDVVRSGSQLLTMARTLRMAGSPVTDAMCVLERPLGGRAVLAEHRVTLHPLLTEAELPVRHSSGAA, encoded by the coding sequence ATGACCACCCGCCGCACCGAGGCCGGCCTCGCCGCCCGGCTCGCCGAGACCGCCTGCGTGAGCGCCCCCTTCAGGCTCTCCGACGGCACCCAGCTGAGCACCTACTTCGACGAGTTCCGTCTCGCCTCCGACCCGGCGCTGCTGCGCGACACCGCCAGGGCGCTGGCGCACCTTGTCCCTGTCGATGCCCAGGCCCTGGCCGGCATCGAGCTGGGCGGCATCCCGCTGGTCGTCGCACTGTCGGCCGCCACCGGTCTGCCCGCCGTCTTCGTGCGCCGTCTGCCGAAGCTGTACGGCTCGCACCGGCAGATCGAGGGCACCGACATCACCGGCCTGCGCACCGTCCTGGTCGACGACGTCGTCCGCTCCGGCAGCCAACTCCTCACCATGGCAAGGACGCTGCGGATGGCCGGCAGCCCGGTCACCGACGCGATGTGCGTGCTGGAGCGCCCGCTCGGCGGCCGGGCGGTGCTGGCCGAACACCGGGTCACCCTCCACCCGTTGCTCACGGAGGCGGAGCTGCCAGTGCGGCACTCCAGCGGTGCCGCGTGA
- a CDS encoding HAD family hydrolase, with translation MSRAVLFDLDGVLLDSRDALLATLAGYAMTVLGRRVTTADLPAGAHLAPRDQVLAALGLDGPLHEEAWDAATATAGLRAEPFPFSVGTLAELRAAGVATGLVTLRSRRRVDWLLPPDLLALLDTVVCFEDAPPKPAPDGLLLALDRLGADPREAVFVGDTVLDVRAAWAAGVRAVGVGWGYTEPEALARAGAEVVIHQPGGLASALLLLTGDRQPNDYAKRS, from the coding sequence GTGAGCCGCGCCGTCCTCTTCGACCTCGACGGCGTGCTGCTGGACAGCCGAGACGCCCTCCTCGCCACGCTGGCCGGGTACGCGATGACGGTGCTCGGACGGCGGGTCACCACCGCCGACCTGCCCGCCGGCGCACACCTCGCCCCGCGCGACCAGGTGCTGGCGGCCCTCGGCCTCGACGGGCCGCTCCACGAGGAAGCCTGGGACGCGGCCACCGCCACCGCCGGCCTGCGCGCCGAGCCCTTCCCGTTCAGTGTCGGGACACTCGCCGAGCTGCGCGCAGCCGGTGTGGCCACCGGGCTCGTCACCCTGCGCAGCCGCCGCCGGGTCGACTGGCTGCTCCCGCCTGACCTGCTGGCTCTGCTGGACACGGTCGTCTGCTTCGAGGACGCCCCGCCCAAGCCCGCGCCCGACGGGCTGCTGCTCGCGCTCGACCGGCTCGGTGCCGACCCGCGGGAGGCCGTGTTCGTGGGTGACACGGTGCTCGACGTGCGCGCCGCCTGGGCCGCGGGCGTCCGGGCCGTCGGCGTCGGCTGGGGCTACACCGAGCCCGAAGCCCTGGCCAGGGCGGGTGCCGAGGTGGTGATCCACCAGCCCGGCGGACTCGCCTCCGCGCTCCTCCTTCTGACGGGTGACCGGCAGCCGAACGACTACGCCAAGCGATCTTGA
- the alaS gene encoding alanine--tRNA ligase, translated as MRSTQIRSTFLDFFTSRGHRQVPSSPLIPSDPTLLLANAGMNQFKPYFLGEVTPEYPRATTIQKCARTSDIDNVGRTNRHATFFEMMGNFSFGDYFKADAIAFAWELLTQGCNLEKDRLWITVYEDDDEAERLWRRIGVPADRIQRLGMEDNYWSMGVPGPCGPCSEVNYDRGPAFGREGGPAVDGERYMEIWNLVFMQYQRGEGDKKGDFPILGELAQQSIDTGLGLDRLAAILQGVENVCTTDLLLPTLKTVQELAGRDYPGTGEQKTSFQVVTEHARSIAFLIADGVLPAKDGRGYVLRRLMRRAIRHARLLGIDGPVLPATTASVIGNLGDVWPELRAQSALIEQVVAAEEESFTRTLTQGTRLLDAAITHTRTSGSTSLAGDTAFELHDTYGFPVELTVEAARDAGLSVDEDRFAALLTEQQQRAKTGGKAKTAEALRRQDTYRELSARHGRTDFVGYDRLTAEATVLGVIADGLLASGAEQGRTVEVVLDRSPFYAESGGQVGDTGTVRTADGAVLQVLDTKLGLEGFQVHTVRVLDGELRSGQAVEALVDGPRRDAVARSHSATHVLHAMLRRTLGDHARQHGSLVDAGRLRFDFSHFSALDPTQLAALEALVNDHLLDDPDVRVWHATRSEAEAAGATALFGEKYGDHVRIVDIGDFSRELCGGTHVGHGSNAGPVRILGEASIGSNLRRIEALTGRDALTYYDTERRLLDELATLLGTRPKDAPEALRKRLDALATAQQELGRLRDTELRTRAQQLAAVARTVTGGRIVTEKVTGLGPEELRTLTTHTADLLGTDRAVVVLGTEHDGKALLAAAITRTLHATGTQASRILVLAARTVGGGAGGKGPVASAGGRHTGALDEALAVAGQEAAQHLDRYGSSTVAEVLGR; from the coding sequence ATGCGCTCGACGCAGATCCGCTCCACCTTCCTGGACTTCTTCACCTCCCGCGGCCACCGCCAGGTCCCGTCCAGCCCGCTGATCCCCTCCGACCCGACGCTGCTACTGGCCAACGCCGGCATGAACCAGTTCAAGCCCTACTTCCTGGGCGAGGTCACCCCGGAGTACCCGCGCGCCACCACCATCCAGAAGTGCGCCCGCACCTCCGACATCGACAACGTCGGCCGCACCAACCGGCACGCCACGTTCTTCGAGATGATGGGCAACTTCTCCTTCGGTGACTACTTCAAGGCCGACGCCATCGCCTTCGCCTGGGAACTCCTCACCCAGGGCTGCAACTTGGAGAAGGACCGGCTCTGGATCACCGTCTACGAGGACGACGACGAGGCCGAGCGGCTCTGGCGCCGGATCGGCGTCCCCGCCGACCGGATCCAGCGCCTGGGCATGGAGGACAACTACTGGTCGATGGGCGTCCCCGGACCGTGCGGGCCCTGCTCCGAGGTCAACTACGACCGCGGACCGGCCTTCGGCCGCGAGGGCGGCCCCGCCGTTGACGGCGAGCGCTACATGGAGATCTGGAACCTCGTCTTCATGCAGTACCAGCGCGGCGAGGGCGACAAGAAGGGCGACTTCCCGATTCTCGGCGAACTCGCCCAGCAGAGCATCGACACCGGCCTCGGCCTCGACCGCCTCGCCGCGATCCTCCAGGGAGTCGAGAACGTCTGCACCACCGATCTGCTCCTGCCCACCCTCAAGACCGTGCAGGAACTCGCCGGCCGTGACTACCCCGGCACCGGCGAGCAGAAGACCTCCTTCCAGGTCGTCACCGAGCACGCCCGCTCGATCGCCTTCCTGATCGCCGACGGCGTGCTGCCCGCCAAGGACGGCCGCGGCTACGTCCTGCGCCGCCTGATGCGCCGCGCGATCCGCCACGCCCGACTGCTCGGCATCGACGGCCCGGTCCTGCCCGCCACCACCGCGAGCGTCATCGGCAACCTCGGCGACGTCTGGCCGGAACTGCGCGCCCAGTCCGCGCTGATCGAGCAGGTCGTCGCCGCCGAGGAGGAGTCCTTCACCCGCACCCTCACCCAGGGCACCCGGCTGCTGGACGCCGCCATCACCCACACCCGCACCAGCGGCTCCACCTCCCTCGCCGGGGACACCGCCTTCGAACTTCACGACACCTACGGCTTCCCCGTCGAGCTGACCGTCGAGGCCGCCCGCGACGCCGGCCTGAGCGTCGACGAGGACCGCTTCGCCGCCCTACTCACCGAGCAGCAGCAGCGCGCCAAGACCGGCGGCAAGGCGAAGACTGCCGAGGCCCTGCGCCGCCAGGACACCTACCGCGAACTGTCCGCCCGTCACGGCCGCACCGACTTCGTCGGCTATGACCGCCTCACCGCGGAGGCCACTGTCCTCGGCGTGATCGCCGACGGCCTCCTCGCGTCCGGTGCCGAGCAGGGCCGGACGGTCGAGGTGGTGCTCGACCGCAGCCCGTTCTACGCGGAGTCCGGCGGCCAGGTCGGCGACACCGGCACCGTCCGCACCGCCGACGGCGCCGTCCTGCAGGTCCTGGACACCAAGCTCGGCCTGGAGGGCTTCCAGGTCCACACCGTGCGCGTCCTCGACGGCGAACTCCGCAGCGGCCAGGCCGTCGAGGCCCTCGTCGACGGCCCGCGCCGGGACGCCGTGGCGCGCTCGCACTCCGCCACCCACGTCCTGCACGCCATGCTCCGCCGCACCCTCGGCGACCACGCCCGCCAGCACGGCTCCCTCGTCGACGCCGGACGGCTCCGCTTCGACTTCTCCCACTTCTCCGCCCTCGACCCCACCCAGCTCGCCGCCCTCGAAGCCCTCGTCAACGACCACCTCCTCGACGACCCCGACGTCCGCGTCTGGCACGCCACCCGCTCGGAAGCCGAAGCCGCCGGAGCGACCGCCCTGTTCGGCGAGAAGTACGGCGACCACGTCCGCATCGTCGACATCGGCGACTTCTCCCGCGAACTCTGCGGCGGCACCCACGTCGGCCACGGCTCCAACGCCGGCCCCGTCCGCATCCTCGGCGAAGCCTCCATCGGCTCCAACCTCCGCCGCATCGAAGCCCTCACCGGCCGCGACGCCCTCACCTACTACGACACCGAACGCCGCCTCCTCGACGAACTCGCCACCCTCCTCGGCACCCGCCCCAAGGACGCCCCCGAAGCCCTCCGCAAGCGCCTCGACGCCCTCGCCACCGCTCAGCAGGAACTCGGCCGCCTCCGCGACACCGAACTCCGCACCCGCGCCCAGCAGCTCGCCGCGGTCGCCCGCACCGTCACCGGCGGCCGGATCGTCACCGAAAAGGTCACCGGCCTCGGCCCCGAAGAACTCCGCACCCTGACCACCCACACCGCCGACCTCCTGGGCACCGACCGCGCCGTCGTCGTCCTCGGCACCGAACACGACGGCAAGGCCCTCCTCGCCGCCGCCATCACCCGCACCCTCCACGCCACCGGCACCCAGGCCAGCCGGATCCTCGTTCTGGCCGCCCGCACCGTCGGCGGCGGAGCCGGCGGCAAGGGCCCAGTCGCCAGCGCCGGCGGACGCCACACCGGGGCGCTCGACGAGGCCCTCGCCGTTGCTGGCCAGGAGGCTGCACAACACCTTGACCGCTACGGGTCGTCCACCGTCGCCGAGGTTCTCGGCCGCTGA
- a CDS encoding abortive infection family protein, with translation MTVTTRRELVSPATRNAFRSLATDLTIRIVAELWEDHGFAPIPPKELRYQDSGQRRTEFMLYAEGVDWSDPNHVRRALLVFEDFIRAYRSPDDQGTPKWLDDIRVRLERDGFALDAQGRISWSNPPVLVRDLSALSDASGITIELERIRRDLTTDPHGAIGAAKQLIEATAKTALRELNIEVDKNAVLPALINAVQKALNLDAASAPDGPDGSKSVKKILSGSVNIAIGVAELRNQGFGSGHGQASAPSGLGVRHARLTVNAAVTWCELILDTLSDPGAPWRRAKV, from the coding sequence ATGACCGTCACCACACGGCGGGAGCTGGTGAGCCCCGCAACGCGCAACGCGTTCCGCTCTCTGGCCACGGACCTAACCATCCGGATCGTGGCAGAGCTGTGGGAGGATCACGGGTTTGCGCCCATTCCACCGAAGGAGCTGCGGTACCAGGACTCGGGGCAGCGGCGAACCGAGTTCATGCTGTACGCGGAGGGTGTGGACTGGAGTGATCCAAACCATGTTCGGCGCGCGCTTTTGGTCTTCGAGGACTTCATCCGTGCCTATCGGAGCCCGGACGATCAGGGGACACCGAAGTGGCTGGACGACATCAGAGTCCGCTTGGAGCGGGACGGCTTCGCCCTCGACGCTCAGGGAAGGATCTCCTGGTCCAACCCGCCGGTGCTGGTCCGCGACCTCAGCGCTCTGAGCGACGCTTCAGGTATCACGATCGAGCTGGAGCGCATTCGGCGGGATCTGACCACTGACCCTCATGGGGCCATCGGTGCGGCCAAGCAGCTCATCGAAGCGACGGCGAAGACGGCTCTTCGGGAGCTGAACATCGAGGTCGACAAGAACGCCGTGCTGCCCGCTCTGATCAACGCAGTCCAGAAGGCGCTGAACCTCGATGCCGCCTCGGCTCCTGACGGACCCGACGGGAGCAAGTCCGTGAAGAAGATTCTTTCGGGGTCGGTGAATATCGCTATCGGTGTTGCCGAACTGCGCAACCAGGGCTTCGGCAGTGGTCATGGGCAGGCGAGTGCACCGTCCGGACTCGGAGTGCGCCACGCTCGCCTGACGGTCAATGCGGCTGTGACCTGGTGCGAGCTGATTCTCGACACGCTTTCGGACCCCGGTGCTCCGTGGCGTAGGGCCAAGGTCTGA
- a CDS encoding GNAT family N-acetyltransferase — translation MHDSLVVRRFVGSDSVEDLTRLLHRAYAEHAAAGRVFFASYQSVADTVSRLGKGECWLAVQGSELVGTVTLTAPYEVPDGYPAPVGAGSFWQLAVDPAYRGSGLGQRLLTVAEERIAALGATSVVIDTSAEAANLVAWYRRRGYVPISTWRWDVTNYESVVLLHDLSKGSLPSREGTGARDS, via the coding sequence GTGCATGACTCCCTTGTGGTGCGGCGTTTCGTCGGGAGCGACTCCGTCGAAGACCTGACGCGCCTGCTCCACCGCGCCTACGCCGAGCACGCTGCTGCCGGGCGAGTCTTCTTCGCCTCCTACCAGTCCGTAGCGGACACAGTCAGCCGCCTGGGAAAGGGTGAGTGCTGGTTGGCCGTGCAGGGGTCGGAGCTGGTGGGAACCGTGACGCTGACGGCCCCGTACGAGGTACCGGACGGGTACCCGGCTCCGGTCGGAGCGGGCTCGTTCTGGCAACTGGCGGTGGATCCTGCGTACCGGGGGTCCGGTCTCGGACAGCGACTGCTGACAGTGGCCGAGGAACGGATCGCCGCTCTCGGGGCGACCTCGGTGGTCATCGACACCTCAGCCGAGGCAGCCAACTTGGTCGCCTGGTACCGCCGACGGGGATACGTCCCGATCAGCACCTGGCGGTGGGACGTGACCAACTACGAGAGCGTCGTGCTCCTGCATGACCTTTCCAAGGGCTCACTGCCGAGTCGAGAAGGCACGGGAGCTCGCGACTCGTGA
- a CDS encoding NaeI family type II restriction endonuclease — translation MTADLDADTTELLRVLRELVDRSGIGLRGLSAALRPEHFKGAEPPRYYAVSRCLTGDGIGNAGPLISAIVEICATPEEREAKAAQVERLKVASRAASQTRRKAPKAPAAKATRSWEAAELEAARSRIIELHEELAAARRRAEESERSLALLLGMFGRPWGVSADGFNPQAVPQTDAQDPPPKRPHAFEAGLDVPVLTRSRSEAARIETVAAELRALDPRGERIAGALRTAMDEILDGQHTGRYQLSQLHRSEKSYLGTKVEIVLANALGLEPGEQMDLSVAGCEVDLKFTMGRHWLFGAEQVGQVCLLLQLDEARSEWSAGLLLVEEDLLLPGANRDGKRPLSRPGRESIQWLFHRMALPHNTLLGLAPGQVAAILSYRSAQERVVELLRTAQHRRINPASMATVAMQPDYMKRVRDVRPRLAQEGIVVLTRHHQQSALALGLPVPEGGEVVTARLAPIGEGEPDAGSIELDGSRWALARPGDPVVPLPGPPQAH, via the coding sequence TTGACAGCAGACCTGGACGCCGACACGACCGAGCTCCTACGGGTTCTGCGGGAACTCGTTGACCGCAGTGGGATCGGTCTCAGGGGCCTCAGCGCGGCGCTAAGGCCCGAGCACTTCAAGGGTGCCGAGCCACCGCGCTACTACGCGGTGTCCCGCTGCTTGACGGGGGACGGCATCGGTAACGCAGGCCCGCTCATCTCGGCCATCGTCGAGATCTGTGCGACGCCAGAGGAGCGGGAGGCGAAGGCGGCACAAGTCGAGCGCCTGAAGGTCGCCTCCCGTGCCGCGTCCCAGACCCGTCGCAAGGCGCCCAAAGCGCCTGCCGCGAAGGCGACCCGGTCATGGGAGGCCGCCGAACTGGAGGCCGCCCGAAGCCGCATCATCGAGCTTCACGAGGAGCTGGCGGCTGCGCGCAGGCGTGCCGAGGAGAGCGAGCGCTCGCTGGCCCTGCTGCTCGGCATGTTCGGACGTCCGTGGGGCGTTTCGGCAGACGGGTTCAACCCCCAAGCCGTTCCGCAGACTGACGCCCAGGATCCTCCGCCCAAGCGGCCACACGCTTTCGAAGCGGGTCTCGACGTGCCAGTTCTGACCCGCTCCCGGTCAGAGGCCGCTCGGATCGAGACGGTCGCTGCAGAGCTGCGCGCACTCGACCCCAGGGGCGAGCGGATTGCCGGGGCGCTGCGCACTGCCATGGACGAGATTCTCGACGGTCAGCACACCGGTCGCTATCAGCTGTCTCAGCTTCATCGAAGTGAGAAGAGCTACCTCGGCACCAAGGTCGAGATCGTCCTGGCGAACGCCCTGGGCCTCGAACCCGGAGAACAAATGGATCTCTCCGTAGCTGGCTGCGAGGTCGACCTGAAGTTCACGATGGGTCGCCACTGGCTATTCGGAGCCGAGCAGGTCGGCCAGGTGTGCCTGCTGCTTCAGCTGGACGAGGCCCGGTCCGAATGGAGTGCCGGCCTGCTCCTAGTAGAGGAAGACCTGCTGCTTCCGGGAGCGAATCGAGACGGTAAGCGGCCCCTCTCTCGCCCCGGGCGTGAGTCCATCCAGTGGCTGTTCCACCGAATGGCACTGCCACACAACACTCTGCTCGGCCTCGCCCCGGGCCAGGTGGCTGCCATTCTGTCCTACCGGTCTGCCCAGGAGCGGGTGGTGGAGCTGTTGCGCACGGCACAGCACCGGCGGATCAACCCCGCGTCGATGGCCACCGTGGCAATGCAGCCGGACTACATGAAGCGGGTGCGGGACGTTCGCCCCCGGCTGGCCCAGGAAGGCATCGTCGTACTCACGCGGCACCACCAGCAGTCGGCTCTGGCCCTGGGGCTGCCAGTTCCCGAGGGCGGGGAGGTTGTTACCGCCAGGCTCGCCCCGATTGGAGAGGGCGAGCCCGACGCCGGGTCCATCGAGCTCGACGGCAGCCGCTGGGCGCTCGCCCGTCCAGGAGACCCAGTGGTGCCACTGCCGGGTCCTCCCCAGGCACACTGA
- a CDS encoding PP2C family protein-serine/threonine phosphatase, whose protein sequence is MDDYDVDAVLQQALDRLTVLADVNTALAGTLDATEGLRRVARIAARRLGDWCAIDLLTAKGRIERVCVTRTPTSPPPREELVLLTEPPASAAGPLARVLRGAGPLLLTGADLAPDDADPWDEEQADLLTGAASAVLAPLRAHREVLGALTLTRTAQHPSFTEQDLPLIEDLAHRVGLAVENARLHRETRSIAERLQRSLLPDLPTTNGLQMAARYTPSHATAEVGGDWYDSFVLPTGHTTLIIGDVTGHDLKAAVTMSQLRNMLRGIACDRQEPADKILQRMDLAQQTLYPGTTATCVYAILEGPEGGPWKLEYAVAGHPPPLLVTPDGDTRYLDGGRSHLLGVTTRLPRTNATETLPAGSTLLLYTDGLIERRGENIDHGFTRLRQHAAALAREDPDTLLDELLTGLAADTTDDVALLALRLPVAGTDSPTPTTARST, encoded by the coding sequence GTGGACGACTACGACGTGGACGCGGTGTTGCAGCAGGCACTGGACCGGCTGACGGTGCTGGCCGACGTCAACACGGCCCTGGCCGGAACCCTGGACGCCACCGAGGGCCTGCGCCGGGTGGCGCGGATCGCGGCGCGCCGGCTGGGCGACTGGTGCGCCATCGACCTGCTGACCGCCAAGGGCCGCATCGAGCGCGTCTGCGTCACCCGCACCCCCACCAGCCCGCCGCCGCGCGAGGAACTGGTACTGCTGACCGAGCCACCGGCCTCGGCCGCCGGCCCGCTGGCCCGCGTGCTGCGCGGCGCCGGTCCCCTGCTGCTGACCGGCGCCGACCTCGCCCCCGACGACGCCGACCCGTGGGACGAGGAACAGGCCGACCTGCTGACCGGCGCCGCCAGCGCCGTCCTCGCGCCGCTGCGCGCCCACCGGGAGGTCCTCGGCGCCCTGACCCTCACCCGCACCGCGCAGCACCCCTCGTTCACCGAGCAGGACCTGCCGCTGATCGAGGACCTGGCCCACCGCGTCGGCCTCGCCGTCGAGAACGCCCGCCTGCACCGCGAGACCCGCAGCATCGCCGAACGCCTCCAGCGCTCCCTGCTCCCCGACCTGCCCACCACCAACGGCCTGCAGATGGCCGCCCGCTACACCCCCTCGCACGCCACCGCCGAGGTCGGCGGCGACTGGTACGACAGCTTCGTGCTGCCCACCGGCCACACCACCCTGATCATCGGCGACGTCACCGGCCACGACCTCAAGGCCGCCGTCACCATGAGCCAGCTGCGCAACATGCTGCGCGGCATCGCCTGCGACCGCCAGGAACCCGCCGACAAGATCCTGCAGCGCATGGACCTCGCCCAGCAGACCCTCTACCCAGGCACCACCGCCACCTGCGTCTACGCCATCCTCGAAGGCCCCGAGGGCGGCCCCTGGAAACTCGAGTACGCCGTCGCCGGCCACCCCCCGCCCCTGCTGGTCACCCCCGACGGCGACACCCGCTACCTCGACGGCGGCCGCAGCCACCTCCTGGGCGTCACCACCCGCCTGCCCCGCACCAACGCCACCGAGACCCTGCCCGCCGGCTCCACCCTCCTGCTCTACACCGACGGCCTGATCGAGCGCCGCGGCGAGAACATCGACCACGGCTTCACCCGCCTGCGCCAGCACGCCGCCGCCCTCGCCCGCGAAGACCCCGACACCCTCCTCGACGAACTCCTCACCGGCCTCGCCGCCGACACCACCGACGACGTCGCCCTCCTCGCCCTGCGCCTCCCCGTAGCCGGCACCGACAGCCCCACACCGACCACAGCCCGGTCGACCTGA
- a CDS encoding ATP-binding protein, whose translation MPHPAPHPPADSSREERVRATGVPVWTAGRAREAVSRALAGTAGAMTDREADARLVVTELVTNAICHAGGVTGFEVRVEDGGSRLRISVEDADGRHPHGDFAALRDPSRPGGRGWPIVQLLTDVCEVRPLPGGGKRVSATLAL comes from the coding sequence ATGCCGCACCCCGCCCCGCATCCGCCCGCGGACAGCAGCCGGGAGGAACGTGTACGGGCGACCGGCGTACCGGTGTGGACGGCGGGGCGGGCGCGGGAGGCGGTGAGCCGGGCGCTGGCGGGCACGGCGGGGGCGATGACGGACCGGGAGGCCGATGCGCGGCTGGTGGTCACCGAGCTGGTCACCAACGCGATCTGCCACGCGGGCGGCGTCACGGGCTTCGAGGTGCGGGTCGAGGACGGGGGTTCGCGGTTGCGGATCAGCGTCGAGGACGCGGACGGCCGCCACCCGCACGGCGACTTCGCGGCGCTGCGCGACCCGTCACGCCCGGGCGGCCGGGGCTGGCCCATCGTGCAGCTGCTCACGGACGTCTGCGAGGTGCGCCCGCTGCCGGGCGGCGGCAAGCGTGTCAGCGCCACCCTGGCCCTGTAG
- a CDS encoding ATP-binding protein has product MAHGAEQHWRIAFGPDVKRPVTWGMARLREVLDTLPATALKGDRYRENVLLVACELLANAQRHTPGPTALDVRAEDSGMPGPARMTVAVTDSGTGMPVVRPWRPEQPNGHGMHIVQRLAQKWGVEPLPGGKTVWVLLSAPES; this is encoded by the coding sequence GTGGCGCACGGCGCGGAGCAGCACTGGCGCATCGCGTTCGGCCCGGACGTGAAGCGGCCGGTGACGTGGGGGATGGCCCGTCTGCGCGAGGTGCTGGACACGCTGCCCGCCACCGCGCTCAAGGGCGACCGCTACCGCGAGAACGTGCTGCTGGTGGCGTGCGAGCTGCTGGCCAACGCCCAGCGGCACACCCCCGGCCCGACCGCCTTGGATGTGCGCGCCGAGGACTCCGGGATGCCCGGCCCGGCGCGGATGACGGTGGCGGTGACGGACTCGGGCACCGGCATGCCGGTGGTGCGGCCCTGGCGGCCGGAGCAGCCCAACGGCCACGGGATGCACATCGTGCAGCGCCTCGCCCAGAAGTGGGGCGTGGAACCCCTCCCGGGCGGCAAGACCGTGTGGGTCCTGCTGAGCGCCCCCGAATCCTGA
- a CDS encoding STAS domain-containing protein: MIDDEAFTVTVYDSDAGPVLACAGELDLDTAPQLTAALEHALAARPAALHIDLNDVDFISSSGLNVLLHARMDSEAAGCALWLTRPSQAATHLLDITGAGKVFTVTADLPAVR, encoded by the coding sequence ATGATCGACGACGAGGCGTTCACCGTCACCGTGTACGACAGCGACGCCGGGCCGGTCCTGGCCTGCGCGGGCGAACTCGACCTCGACACGGCACCGCAGCTGACCGCAGCCCTGGAGCACGCACTGGCCGCCCGCCCCGCGGCCCTGCACATCGACCTGAACGACGTGGACTTCATCAGCAGCTCCGGCCTCAACGTCCTGCTGCACGCCCGGATGGACAGCGAGGCCGCCGGTTGCGCGCTGTGGCTGACCCGGCCCTCGCAGGCCGCCACGCACCTGCTCGACATCACCGGGGCCGGCAAGGTCTTCACCGTCACCGCGGACCTCCCCGCCGTCCGCTGA